A genomic stretch from Thermomonospora umbrina includes:
- a CDS encoding sensor histidine kinase → MDERISVWTRKPMVRDVGVAALLLSGTVAWTNGTPRWWAATALCLAAVVARRPWPVPALVAAVSGTVIHMASCAGPAFVDLAAPLVLVTIAGEYRRRVSVAFLASTLLVAGGWSLLVAFDGRVDGWALNEVKGVIAVAPLDVPGAQGHVVTRRIGPTDWGSLPLFGSLVAGWAVGSGAQSRRVYLDQLTARARDLERERDQQTALAAAAERSRITRELHDVVAHGLAVIVMQAQGGAAALERRPADTRAALDTIVETGRASLADIRQVLATVGASESAPHPVPGLDRLPRLVEQVREAGTPVRLHVEGRPRVLPATVDLSAYRIVQEALTNTMKHAGPKARARVTVRYEDERLTLEVSDDGVGPSPRDTAGNGMRGMRERVAQLRGEVWAAPGPGGGFVVRARLPIRVEPAG, encoded by the coding sequence CGTGTGGACGCGTAAGCCGATGGTCCGGGACGTCGGCGTCGCCGCGCTGCTCCTGTCCGGCACCGTGGCGTGGACGAACGGCACACCACGGTGGTGGGCGGCGACCGCGTTGTGCCTGGCCGCCGTCGTGGCCCGTCGCCCATGGCCGGTGCCGGCGCTGGTGGCGGCCGTCTCCGGGACCGTGATCCACATGGCGTCGTGCGCCGGGCCGGCGTTCGTGGACCTGGCCGCGCCCCTGGTGCTGGTCACGATCGCCGGCGAGTACCGCCGGAGGGTCTCGGTCGCCTTCCTCGCGTCGACGTTGCTGGTGGCCGGGGGCTGGTCGCTGCTGGTGGCGTTCGACGGGCGGGTCGACGGATGGGCGCTCAACGAGGTCAAGGGCGTCATCGCCGTCGCGCCCCTCGACGTCCCCGGCGCGCAGGGGCACGTGGTCACGCGGCGGATCGGGCCCACGGACTGGGGTTCGCTGCCGCTCTTCGGCTCGCTGGTCGCGGGATGGGCCGTCGGCTCGGGCGCGCAGAGCCGTCGCGTGTACCTCGACCAGCTCACCGCCAGGGCCCGCGACCTCGAACGCGAACGCGACCAGCAGACCGCGCTGGCCGCCGCCGCCGAGCGCAGCCGCATCACCCGTGAACTGCACGACGTCGTGGCCCACGGCCTCGCCGTGATCGTGATGCAGGCGCAGGGCGGCGCCGCCGCGTTGGAACGACGACCGGCGGACACCCGAGCCGCGCTGGACACGATCGTGGAGACCGGCCGCGCCTCCCTGGCCGACATCCGCCAGGTGCTGGCCACCGTCGGCGCGTCGGAGAGCGCGCCGCACCCCGTTCCCGGCCTCGACCGGCTGCCCCGGCTCGTCGAACAGGTCAGGGAGGCGGGCACCCCCGTACGCCTCCACGTCGAGGGCCGGCCGAGGGTGCTGCCCGCCACGGTCGACCTCTCGGCGTACCGGATCGTTCAGGAGGCGTTGACCAACACCATGAAGCACGCGGGCCCGAAGGCGCGCGCCCGGGTGACCGTCCGGTACGAGGACGAGCGCCTGACCCTCGAGGTCTCCGACGACGGCGTCGGCCCGTCCCCCCGCGACACGGCCGGCAACGGGATGCGCGGGATGCGCGAACGGGTCGCGCAGTTGCGCGGCGAGGTGTGGGCGGCCCCCGGCCCCGGCGGCGGGTTCGTCGTCCGGGCCCGGCTGCCGATCAGGGTGGAGCCGGCCGGATGA
- a CDS encoding response regulator — protein MIRVLLADDQVLLRIGVRMILENADDMIVVGEAGDGAEAVALAAEAAPDVVLMDIRMPDVDGVEATRRIRAELPDGPRILVLTTFDLDEYVYTALRAGACGFILKDTLAPDLLSAIRAVARGDAIVAPAVTRRLIERHIDAPAPRSESELDDLTEREREVLELIARGLSNAEIAGRLFLTEGTVKGHVSRVLTKLGLRDRVQAVVFAYECGLVRPGIA, from the coding sequence ATGATCCGGGTCCTGCTCGCCGACGATCAGGTCCTGCTCCGCATCGGGGTGCGGATGATCCTGGAGAACGCCGACGACATGATCGTCGTCGGCGAGGCCGGCGACGGCGCGGAGGCGGTGGCCCTGGCCGCCGAGGCCGCGCCCGACGTGGTCCTCATGGACATACGGATGCCGGACGTCGACGGTGTCGAGGCCACCCGGCGGATCCGGGCGGAGCTCCCGGACGGCCCGAGGATCCTGGTCCTCACCACGTTCGACCTCGACGAGTACGTCTACACCGCCCTGCGCGCCGGGGCCTGCGGCTTCATCCTCAAGGACACCCTCGCCCCCGACCTGCTGTCCGCGATCCGGGCGGTGGCCCGAGGCGACGCCATCGTCGCGCCGGCGGTCACGAGACGGCTCATCGAACGCCACATCGACGCCCCCGCACCCCGCTCCGAAAGCGAACTCGACGACCTCACCGAACGCGAACGTGAAGTCCTCGAACTCATCGCCAGGGGCCTGTCCAACGCCGAGATCGCCGGCCGCCTGTTCCTCACCGAGGGGACGGTGAAGGGGCACGTGAGCCGGGTCCTCACCAAGCTGGGCCTGCGCGACCGCGTCCAGGCGGTCGTCTTCGCCTACGAGTGCGGCCTGGTGCGCCCCGGCATCGCCTAG